The nucleotide sequence GCTTTCTGATTCATGGAGCCACTATCGATACGGAAGCGGTCGGTGCGCGTCGCAATCTTTCCATGCCTGGTCTCAGCGCCACCGTCGGTGAGCAGATTGAGGCGTTGCGCCGCGTTGCTGGCGATAAGGCCGTCCGACTCATCCGACGCGAGCCAGATGAAATGATCATGCGCATGGTCGCAGGGTGGGCGCCCGGTTTCGAGGCTAAACGCGCACAGGCCCTTGGCTTCACCGCCGAAACCTCCTTTGATGAGATCATTCGCGTTCACATCGAAGATGAAATGGGAGGCAAGCTTTGAAATGCAGGATCGCTTTTCTCGGTACCGGCCTGATGGGCGCACCAATGGCCGGTCGGCTTCTGGATGCAGGCTTCGACGTAACGGTCTGGAACCGGAACAGCGCCAAGTCTGCCCCCCTTGTGGAAAAAGGTGCCAAGCTCGCTCAAACCGCCGCAAAGGCGGGGGTGGACGCCGATATCGTCATCACCATGCTGACCGATGGACCAGCGGTACGTGATGTCCTCTTTGAGCAAGGTGTCGCTGCTGTCTTGAAAAAAGGCAGCATAGTCATCGACATGAGTTCAATTTCGCCGGACTTCGCGCGCGAGCATTCGAAGCGTCTGGAGGCGACGGGCGTCAATCATATCGACGCGCCGGTTTCCGGGGGCGTGGTCGGTGCACAGGAAGGTACACTCGCCATCATGGCCGGAGGTGATGAAGCGGTTATCGCCACCCTCGCCGATGTGTTCAAACCGTTGGGACGCCTCACGCGCGTGGGTCCGTCAGGTGCCGGCCAGCTTGCAAAACTTGCCAATCAACAGATTGTTGCCGTGACCATCGGGGCAATCGCAGAGGCAATGGTTCTTGTCGAAAAAGGCGGCGGGTCGCGTGCCGCATTCCGCGATGCCATCCGCGGAGGTTTCTGTGAAAGCCGCATTCTCGAACTCCACGGCAAACGGATGATCGACCGCAATTTTAAGCCAGGAGGCACATCGCGCATTCAGTTGAAAGACCTCAACTCGATCCTGAAGACCGCAGGCGACCTGTCCTTGAAATTGCCGTTGACCGAGACCGTGCGAGAGGCTTTTGCGACTTTCGTTGAAGACGGCGGAGGCGAGAAGGATCATAGCGCCCTGCTTCTTCATATCGAAAAGCTCAACGACGTTCCTCAAGATTAGCGCCTGATAAGCAGTTGCATTGGGAGGTGCAATGAAGATCACAGCAATCGAAACCATTCGCATCGCCGAACGGCCAAATCTTTTGTGGGTGGAAGTTCATACAGATGAAGGAATCACCGGCCTCGGCGAAACCTTTTTCATGTCCGAGACGGTCGAGTCCTATCTGCACGAATATGTCGCGCCGCGTGTTCTAGGTCGCGATCCGTTGCAAATCGATCTGCTGGCCTCTGACCTTGTGGGCTATCTCGGTTTCCGTTCAACCGGCGCGGAAGTGCGTGGCAACTCCGCTTTCGATATCGCCCTGTGGGATTTATACGGCAAAGCTGCCAATCTCCCTATCGCTCAGCTTCTCGGCGGCTTCAGTCGTCAATCCATCCGCACTTATAATACGTGCGCCGGAACCGAATACATCAAGAAGGCTACCGGCCAGCAATCCGGCAACTACGGTCTGGCCGGTTCCGGAGCCAGCTACGACGATCTGAACGGCTTCCTGCACCATGCCGATGAACTTGCCCTCTCATTGCTGGAAGAAGGCATAACGGCGATGAAAATCTGGCCATTCGACATGGCGGCAGAAAAGACACGCGGGCAGTATATCTCTCAACCCGATCTCAAAGCGGCATTGCAGCCTTTTGAAAAAATCCGGGCGGCGGTCGGTGATCGCATGGATATCATGGTCGAGTTCCATTCCATGTGGCAGCTCTTGCCCGCCATGCAGATTGCCCGTGAACTCAAGCCATTCAAGACTTTCTGGCACGAAGACCCGATCAAGATGGACAGTCTCGGCAGTCTCAAACGTTATGCAGAAGCCAGCATTGCACCTATCTGTGCCTCCGAAACTCTAGGAAGCCGATGGGCATTTCGTGATCTTCTGGAAACAGGCGTGGCCGGCGTCGTCATGCTTGACTTGAGCTGGTGTGGTGGCCTTTCTGAAGCACGGAAGATCGCTGCTATGGCCGAAGCCTGGCATCTTCCGGTCGCGCCACATGATTGCACCGGACCGGTCGTTCTGTGTGCTTCGACGCATCTATCGCTCAACGCACCAAATGCCCTGATTCAGGAAAGCGTCCGCGCGTTCTACAAAACATGGTATCGCGATCTTGTTACCGCCCTGCCCGAAGTCAAGGACGGCATGATTACGGTTCCGCCCGGTACCGGGCTGGGCATGGCCCTCAGCTCCGAAATGGACAAAGCCTATACCGTCGGCCGAAGAAAAACAGATCGATCTAATTTTTGAGCTCAAAGCCGTCTCAAGGCTGGACTCAATTCTGGACTGCTAATAATAGTACTATTGTTGTCAGGCATCCTGACAACATATGGCCCGTGGGAAACGGCCATACATTGGGAGGATATCTGTGCAAGACAAGCGTGAACTGAAAGCAACGTTGATTCTGCCTGAAGACAGCCACTCAGCGGTTTTGATTGGCCGTGTGTGGTCGAAAGCCGAAAACGGTCCTTGTCCTGTATTGGTCAAAAATGGCCATGTGCACGATCTGTCCAGCTTGTCAGCTACGGTTTCGGGCCTTCTGGAACGCCGTTCGCTAATAAGTGAACTGGAGAATACCGAGAGCTATCCAAACCTCGGTTCTCTGGATGATTATCTTTCCGGTGATCGCGGGGAGTTGCTCGCTCCCATAGACCTGCAATCCATCAAAGCAGCAGGCGTTACCTTTGCCGACAGCATGCTTGAACGCGTGATTGAAGAACAGGCCAAAGGCGATCCCTCTCGAGCCCGCGAAATTCGCGAACGTCTGGCGCCGGTTATCGGCGACAATTTGCGCGGCGTCGTGGCAGGCTCCGAAAAGGCTGCGGAGGTCAAGGCGCTTCTTCAGGAAATGGGACTCTGGTCCCAATATCTGGAAGTGGGTATCGGGCCCGACGCGGAAATCTTCACCAAATCTCAGCCGATGTCGGCCGTTGGATGCGGCGCTACCGTCGGCATTCTGCCCATTTCCCAATGGAACAACCCGGAACCCGAGGTGGTCCTGGTTGTCGCCTCGGATGGACGTATTGTCGGCGCAACTCTTGGCAATGACGTCAATCTTCGAGACGTGGAAGGTCGTTCGGCTTTACTGCTCGGTAAAGCGAAGGACAATAATGCTTCCTGCGCTATCGGCCCGTTTGTTCGTTTGTTCGACGCCCAATTCACTATGGACGTATTGCGCAAACTCAAGCTGTCGCTGACGGTTCATGGGGCTGACGGTTTCGAAATGACCGGCGAAAGCCCTATGGAAGCGATCAGCCGCGATCCTGAAAATCTTGCGTCACAGATGATGAACCGCAATCATCAGTATCCGGACGGCGCAGTGTTGTTTCTTGGCACCATGTTCGCGCCCGTGAAGGATCGTCGTGGTGCGGGACAAGGGTTTACCCACGAAGTCGGCGACCGCGTGGAGATTTCCACGCCGAAGCTTGGACGGCTCATCAACTGGGTCGACCGGACCGACAAATGTCCTGAATGGACATTCGGTATCAGGGCGCTGATCCAGAACCTGCAAGCGCGCGATTTGCTCGATAAAGTCTGAGGGCGCATAGATGACGAAAGCCATAGACTTCTTCTACAAGATACTTGGCGCAATTCTCGTCTTCCTCCTCGCCGGCATGGCTATTATGGTCTTCGTCAACGTGATTTTGCGCTACGCCGCAAACTCTGGACTGACCGTATCGGAAGAACTTGCGCGTTATTTTTTCGTCTGGGTGTCTTTTCTTGGAGCCGTCCTCACCTTTCGCGAGAATAGCCATTTGGGCATCGAGTCGCTCGTTGCTCGCTTTGGACGGCAAGGGCGCGTTACCTGCATGGCAATCAGTTATCTGATCGTCCTGCTTTGTTCCGGGATTTTCTTCTGGGGCACCTGGAAACAGTTCGACATCAACGCCAGCATGGTCGCACCCGTCACGGGACTTTCAATGATCTGGGTTTACGGCGTCGGGTTATTCACGGGTGGCGCAATGTTCATCATTGCCGCCGAGCGCTTCCTGCGCGCTGTCACCGGTCGTTTGACCGATGAGGAAATTGCCACCTTTGCGGGCGAACACTCGCTCGACCATCTGATGGAGTAGACGACATGACGCTCGTAGTATTTGTCGGCTCGCTTCTCAGCGCCATGGCTATCGGCGTTCCGATCGCTTTCTCGCTCATGTTCTGCGGTGTGGTTCTCATGTGGTACATGGGGATGTTCAACACGCAGATCATCGCGCAGAACATGATTGCCGGCGTGGATTCCTTCACGCTGCTGGCAATACCGTTTTTCATTCTGGCTGGTGAGCTTATGAATTCCGGCGGCTTGTCCCGCCGCATCATTGATTTCGCCATAGCTTGCGTCGGGCATATTCGCGGCGGCCTCGGCGTCGTTGCCATTCTCGCAGCCATCATCATGGCCAGCGTTTCGGGTTCCGCCGCTGCGGACACTGCGGCGCTGGCAACCATCCTAGTCCCCATGATGGCGAAAGCGGGCTACAACATCCCCCGGTCTGCGGGACTGATGGCGGCAGGCGGCATCATCGCGCCGGTTATCCCGCCATCCATGGCCATGATCGTGTTTGGGGTTGCTGCCAACGTATCGATAACGCAGCTTTTCATGGCCGGGATAGTGCCCGGTCTGATGATGGGTATCGCGTTACTCTTCACCTGGCAGATCGTCGTCAGAAAAGACAATCTCAAGGTGCTTCCCAAGCAATCCGGCAAAGATCGGCTGCAGGCGACCGGACGTGCACTTTGGGCGCTCGGCATGCCCGTGATCATTCTTGGCGGCATCCGTATGGGCGTCATGACACCGACAGAAGCGGCTGTGGTTGCCGCAGCCTATGCCCTTTTTGTCGGCATGTTCATCTATCGCGAACTGAGATTTGTCGATCTTTACGGCGTGTTTTTGCGAGCTGCCAAAACAACATCCGTCATCATGTTTCTCGTCGCGTCGGCCCTGGTGTCGTCATGGTTGATAACGGCAGCAAATATCCCGGCTGAAATCAGCAGTTACATCGCGCCGCTGATCGACAGTCCGAAACTGCTGATGTTTGCGATCATGATACTTGTGCTCGTCGTCGGAACAGCACTCGACCTTACGCCGACGATCCTCATCCTGACGCCAGTCCTGATGCCGATTGTCAAACAGGCGGGGATCGACCCGGCCTATTTCGGCGTTCTTTTCATTATGAACAACAGCATCGGGCTCATCACGCCGCCGGTCGGCGTCGTGCTGAATGTGGTGAGCGGCGTCTCAAAGGTGCCGCTCGGAAAAGTGGTCGCTGGCGTCAATCCATTTCTGATTTCGCAAGTGATCGTGCTGTTCCTGCTGGTTCTGTTCCCAAGTCTCGTACTGGTACCCATGAACTGGCTGCATTAGGTTTAACATCAACTCTGGGAGGAGAGTTCAATGAAGAAATTGCTTATGCTGGCAACAACCGCCCTGATGGCGGCCGCGCTAACCGTACCCGCTCTTGCCGAATTTCAGGAGCGCAACATTCGTGTCTCCAATGGCATCAACGAGGATCATCCAGTCGGCAATGGCATCAAGGCAATGAATGAATGCCTTGCTGAAAAGTCCGGTGGCAAAATGAAGATAACCGCCTTCTGGGGTGGAGCTCTGGGAGGCGATTTGCAGGCAACGCAGGCACTGCGTTCCGGTGTGCAGGAAGGCGTGGTAACCTCGTCGTCGCCCCTCGTCGGGATAGTTCCAGCGCTTGGCGTTTTCGATCTGCCATTCCTCTTCGCAAACGATGAAGAGGCAGATGCCGTCGTCGACGGCCCCTTCGGCAAAATGATGGACGAAAAGCTCGCGGCCGTCGGCCTCGTCAATCTTGCCTATTGGGAAAACGGCTTCCGAAACCTTTCAAACTCAAAACATCCGGTCAACAAATGGGAAGATTTCAGCGGCATGAAAGTCCGCGTGATGCAGAACAACATCTTCCTCGACACATTCCAGAATTTCGGTGCCAATGCCACACCGATGGCTTTCGGTGAAATCTTCTCAGCGCTGGAAACCAAGGCCATCGATGCGCAGGAAAATCCTTACGTCACCATCGATACTTCAAAATTCTACGAAGTGCAGAAATATGTGACAGAAACCAAGCATGCCTATACGCCGTTCCTGTTCCTGTATTCCAAGCCGATCTTCGACACATATTCCCTTGAGGAACAAGCCGCCTTGCGTGAATGCGCCGTTGTCGGACGCGACGTAGAACGCAAGGTCATTCGTGAATTGAACCAGAAGTCACTCGAGAAGATCAAGGAAGCGGGTCTGGAAGTAAACACGCTTTCGCCGGAAGAGCACGCGCGCATGCTCGAAAAATCCCAGCCGATCTACGCCAAATACAAGTCTCAGATCGGCGACGACGTCATCGATGCGGTGCAAAAGCAGCTAAGCGAAATTCGGAAATAAAAACAATTTGAAAACTCGAACAGGCCGCGCTCGTCACGCGGCCTGTTTTGTTTCGTTCAAGCGGCTTTCCGGCGGCTGTTAACTCGTTCGGCGAGCTTGCGGGCACGCGCAAGACTATCAGCCTGCTCGGTACTGAAACGATCTTCCCCGATTTCCATGATCAGGAAGGTATCGGGCAAAAAAGTCAGTTCATCGAAAATCTCGTCCCACGGAATATCGCCCCAACCGATCGGCAGATGCAGATCGCCAATACCGAGCGCCGTTGCCTCCGCAGGATGATAAAACTTGGTCATCGTGTAAGGGCGACCAAAACTGTCATGAACATGCAGATGCCCGGTTACCGGAGCCATGGCACGAATTTGCGGACGCCAATCGATTCCGAGACGACTGCACTCAATATAAGCATGGCTGAAGTCGATCAGCCCGCAGACGGAAGAGTGGTTGACCGCAGCGACCGTTTCGGCAACCTGAGCCGGTGTCTGCCGATACTCGGCATCGCTCATTGCAAAGATATTTTCCAGCGCGATGCGGACGCCATAAGACTTTGCCAGTTCCGCCATTTCGCCGAGCGCATCCCGCTCCATCTTGTCGAGGTCGGGAAGGCGAGAAGGCGCAGGCATTGTGGCGTGGCCGGAATGATGAACAAGTACTTCCGCTCCCACACGATCGCAGAGTTCCAGCATCGCCCGGACCACTGCCTTTTGATACTCAAGATGTTCGCGATCCATGAAATTGGAAACGATCTGTCCGTGGACGCTGTAACGGACGTCAAACTGTCTGGTAATATTGACGAGGCGATCCACGCGGTGCGGAATGAGACGGCCGCCTGAGATTATTTCCTCGCCATAAAGCGACAATTCCACAGCGTCCGAACCGAGTTCGACGATATTACGGATTGCCCCTTCAAGCGTGCTGAAATTGCCGTCACCTGCCGGAGTGCAAAAGCCAATCGCTGATATTATGTGGTCAGAAGTCATGATACTCGTCCTGTCAGACATGGAAAATGCGCGAACGGGGTGTCCTGTATCGCGCATCCCCTCTGGCACGAGGCTATTTCAGGCGTATGACTATAAGAAACGATTGTTCATCAGTTGAGAGGAATTGCGTTACCATCCTTGCTTGACTGATAAGTGTCGGACAATTCGTCATACTTCGCAAAAATCGCGTCGAGCTTTTTGCGGAGTCGCAAACGATCGGCGTCCGGCAAGGATGCCATCATTTTCGGAATCGAATGGCTATGCCAGAAAGCGTTGTCGCGGTTGTATCCGCCCGGTTCCAGCGTGAAGACTTCCTTGAGGATCTTCAAATCATGCGGGATAGAGAAAGCATCCCGTGAATCTTCATGGCTGAAAAGGTAGTAAAAATTGTCGAAACCACTCCATGTGATAGCCGATAAGCACATGGAGCACGGCTCATGAGTGGAAAGAAACACCATGTCTTTCGTATCGGGACGTCCATTCTCCGGCATTTCATAGAAGCGCTTCAATGTGTGCACTTCGCCGTGCCAGAGCGGATTCTCGGTCTCGTTATTGGTTTCAGCAAGAACAAGAGACAGATCTGACTTGCGCAACAGCGCCGCACCGAAAACCTTGTTGCCTTCCGCAACACCTCGCTCAGTCAGCGGAATGATGTCCTGCTCGATAACCTCAATAAGCTTTTCAAGCAGTTTCAGTTCATTCGTCTGCACAGTTGGTTCCTCCCGCTATTGCAGAATTACGCCGGACCTTTTCGGCCCGGCGCTTTACGGTTACTCCGCAAAGAATGCGAAGCGGATGACGAAAAGTGCAGCGACCAGCCAGGTAGCCAGATGCACGTCACGTGCCTTGCCCGTGAAGGCTTTGAGGATGACATAGCTGATGAAACCGAAGGCCAAACCGTTGGCAATCGAATAGGTGAACGGGATAGCCAAAGCTGTCAGCGCAGCCCGGCGCAGCTTCCGTTACGTCGTGCCACTCGATCTCGGTCAATTCACGCATCATCAGGCAAGCGACGTAGATAAGGGCCCGGTGCCGTCGCGTAGGCTGGAACAGAACCAGCGAGCGGGGAAATGAACAAGGCCGCAAGAAACAGAAGTGCTACGACCAGTGCCGTCAAGCCTGTACGGCCCCCCGCCTGAACGCCGGATGCGCTTTCCACATAGGCCGTCGTGGACGAAGTACCGAGAAGCGAACCACCCAGAATTGCCGTGCTGTCGGCAAAAAGGGCGCGTCCGAGACGGTTTGGTTTCCCCGGTTCAATCAGACCGCCACGCTTAGCCACGCCGATCAGCGTGCCTGTGGCGTCGAAAACTTCAACCAGCACGAAAACGAGAATGACGTGCAGAATGCCAGTATGCAGAGCACCCATCACATCAAGCTGAAGGAAAGTCGGAGCAAGACTAGGCGGCGCTGAGAAAACACCGCCGAACTGGCTGATGCCAAGAGCGATAGATGCCACGGTGACAATGAGAATACCAATGAGGATCGCACCGCGAACCTTAAGGGCGTCCAGCACCGCGATAATGAAGAAGCCCGCAATCGCCAAAAGCGGTCCCGCCTTCGTCAAATCACCCAGGCCAACCAAAGTCGCCTGATTGCCGACAACCACACCAGCGCTTTTCAGACCAATCAAAGCCAGGAACATGCCGATACCGGCTGCAATCGCACTTCGCAGCGAATGTGGAATACCCTCCACCAACCAGCGGCGTACACCTGTAACGGTCAGGATCAGGAAGATGATACCCGAAATAAAGACAGCACCGAGTGCCTGCTGCCAGGAAAAACCCATCGCCCCAACAACGGTGAAGGCGAAGAAGGCATTAAGACCCATGCCGGGCGCCATGCCGATTGGCCAGTTTGCGACGAGCGCCATGATGATCGAGCCGAGAGCTGCCGCAAGGCAGGTGGCAACGAAAACGGCGTTTCGATCCATACCCGTAGTGGACAGAATATCCGGGTTTACGAAGATGATGTAAGACATCGTCAGGAAGGTCGTCACGCCGGCAATAATTTCCGTTCTCGCCGTTGTGCCGTGTTCCTGCAATTTGAACAGCTTTTCGAGCATCGTCCCTCCAAGGCAAAGCGCCCGTCAATTTAGCGCCCCAATTCGCGTCAAATCACGACGCGCAACCTATTGCGCCCCGCAAATGTGTCGAGTTGAAGCAACCTATGCGATTGCCATAATGTTAGTTGCCGCTGCAGATTTGCAGGCGGACATGTTCCCCATACACCCATCGCGGACAAAAGCACAGTTCTGCCGCGTGAATGCCAGTTTGTTGACATGATTTAGTGTGGACTGAGATTTCACCGCGCGCCAGTCACTCATTTGCGGGAAATATTTGAAACAGATTCAAAAAAGACAGTTCGTGAATGCGGCTCTGCAAATTCTAACCGACTGTTTGGAATGAGCTTTGCAGGAGCAAGGCCGTTCCGTACATGCCAAGAGCAAAAAATGTATGCGCTATAAGATTGAGCAGTCGCACATTGCGCGCATTTGGCAGCTTGGACGCCGCCCAACCGATTCCCAGGCCCGGTTGCAATAAAAACCACCCCGCCGATACCGTCAGTATACCAAATATCCAAACCGGGAAAAATACTGGATCAGAAAACCATTCCGCGCCACCATAAATGGCAAAGATCACGCCATAAAGAATGCCGACTGCATAATGCCCGATCCAGCCGAGCGCTACTTCATGCTTATAAGGTGCAGAAGAGGAAATATCGTCGTGGAAAATCCGCCCATGCCGAAGATGCCAAAACCAGCGTCCCACCAGACCCCAGTTTGGACGTGCCTGTCCGGGCATTGCAGCAAGCAAAAGTGCCCATAAATCCATTACTATGGTTGCGCCGATCCCGATCAGAATTCCGCGCCAGACAATGTCCATCTTGAGTCTTCCTCTGCATCATCGGGCAGCCAGATAAGCCTGAGACCGCCCGATGATGCAAGAGGTAGATCTACGTGCACTCCTGCATTCCAACTTCTTACTGGCAATGACTTGGTATGACAACATGCACCGGCAATAGAACGTTGCTATGAAATAGAAGCGATGAAGAACGGCAATTCTACCGCAGTTAAAACGGAAAGACCGTACCTTCATCGCCGCCCCCGCAAGTACAAGTTGACTGAAATTCAGGATACACGCAATCGCAATCTGTCCCAAAAAGGCACGGATTATGTCCCATTAGCATTCTGTGAGAAGATGATGGACAAGACTGGATTCAAGCGGTTCCAGCGTACCGCGATACCGAACCTAATCCAGAATGTCGGCCAGGAAAAACTATTTAAATAAGGGATACATAAAACAAAAGCGTCGGGACTGGAGACCGACGCTTTGTTATTTTATTCGATTTTCACTTACGGGGCGATCCTTCGGGAGACACGCCATAAGTTATTACTTACCGAAAACTGCGCTCTGGATCTGCGAACGCGAAACACCGATATCGGCAAGAAGATGGTCGTCCATTGCACCGAGCTCACGGATAGCGCGGCGGCGGGATACGAACTGCTGTACTTTCTGACGAATGTTCATTTGCTTTCTCCTCGTTTGGATGATGGGTAAATAGGCGTTTGCCCAAATTTCCACCACGGATATGATTGCAAATGAGGCATGCGTTTTTGCTTGAGCTCGAAACCTTGAAAAGGTCGAATTTACTTCTTCCTCAAGCAATGAGCTGCTTATAGACTTTAAAAACAGAATTTCAGAAATGTCTTTTGCCAATAGGCTTCTAATCGATTAAGGGAACGATAGGAACGAACCCCTCCCCCCGTTTCTTTCGGACATCGTCATGCTCTATGGTATTTTTCTCGCGTTTGCGTCCTATGCGGCATTCGCTGTCAGCGACGCCTGCGTCAAGTTTCTCGATGGAACGTTATCGCCGTATGAAGTCGCGTTTTTCGGCGCCGTCCTTGGTCTGCTGGCTATCCCTTTTACAAAGAAAGCAGACGATGTCTGGCTGGACATGTTTCGCACAACCAACATTCAGATGTGGCTATTGCGGACCGTAACGGCCGCCATGGGAACCATAGGCAGCGTTACCGCATTCACACATCTCTCCATGGCGGAGGCTTTCGCGCTCATTTTCCTCCTGCCTGCCTACGTGACGATCCTTTCCGTGGTATTCCTGAAAGAGCAGGTTGGCTGGAGGCGATGGTCGGCGGTGCTTATCGGATTCGTCGGAGTTCTTATCGTGCTGCGGCCTGGATTCCGGGAGCTTTCCATCGGCCATCTCGGAGCACTTGCTGCCGGCATGGGCGGAGCGATGAGCATCATCATCTTCCGCGTCATGGGTAAGCAGGAAAAGCGCATATCCCTTTATACAAGCGGGTTGATCGGTCCCATCATCATTTGCGGAGCTCTGATGGCTCCGTCATTTGAGGCACCCAACACTGAGCAGTGGATCTACCTCGCAGGCTACGGTCTTCTGGCAGCACTAGCCAATATCCTGTTGATGCTTGCGGCCCAGCGCGCGCCTGCGAGCGCCATCGCCTCTCCGCAATACAGTCAGATGATTTGGGCGATCCTGTTCGGATATTTCGTCTTCCACGACCATATAGACACGCCAATGATGATCGGCATCGTTCTCATCACTATTTCCGGTCTCTTTACTTTCATTCGCGAAAGACAACGCGGCGTGGAGGGCCCTCCGGCTGTGGTTACATCGGAGCCCACCCCGGCGCTTGTTGAAGAACAATCCTGAAAGCAAACCGTGACAAGTTCGCGCTTGTCTCCGGCGTTGCCTCCTCCTACCATGCACGCAGGCCCGTGCCGGATCGATGAAACCGCACCTTAAAAGTGTGCTTAGGACATTGATCCGTTTCAATCATATCGAGACGCTCCGAGCATTTTCCGACAACGATCTGTGTTTGAAGGCGTTCTGACGCGGGCGGAAGCATGAAAGAATATTGTCAAAGGACTAGGAAAATGAACGATAAGCGGGCGATGTGGACCTATTACAAGGGCGAATGGCGTGAAGGGGATGTACGAATTCTAGGCGCAGCCTCGCAGGCGACCTGGCTTGGTTCGCTGGTATTTGATGGCGCACGCCTGTTTGAAGGTGTTACGCCCGATCTCGACCGTCATTGTGCACGCGCCAATGATTCAGCCCGCGCTTTGGGATTGGAGC is from Brucella intermedia LMG 3301 and encodes:
- a CDS encoding NAD(P)-dependent oxidoreductase, whose product is MKCRIAFLGTGLMGAPMAGRLLDAGFDVTVWNRNSAKSAPLVEKGAKLAQTAAKAGVDADIVITMLTDGPAVRDVLFEQGVAAVLKKGSIVIDMSSISPDFAREHSKRLEATGVNHIDAPVSGGVVGAQEGTLAIMAGGDEAVIATLADVFKPLGRLTRVGPSGAGQLAKLANQQIVAVTIGAIAEAMVLVEKGGGSRAAFRDAIRGGFCESRILELHGKRMIDRNFKPGGTSRIQLKDLNSILKTAGDLSLKLPLTETVREAFATFVEDGGGEKDHSALLLHIEKLNDVPQD
- a CDS encoding fumarylacetoacetate hydrolase family protein, whose product is MQDKRELKATLILPEDSHSAVLIGRVWSKAENGPCPVLVKNGHVHDLSSLSATVSGLLERRSLISELENTESYPNLGSLDDYLSGDRGELLAPIDLQSIKAAGVTFADSMLERVIEEQAKGDPSRAREIRERLAPVIGDNLRGVVAGSEKAAEVKALLQEMGLWSQYLEVGIGPDAEIFTKSQPMSAVGCGATVGILPISQWNNPEPEVVLVVASDGRIVGATLGNDVNLRDVEGRSALLLGKAKDNNASCAIGPFVRLFDAQFTMDVLRKLKLSLTVHGADGFEMTGESPMEAISRDPENLASQMMNRNHQYPDGAVLFLGTMFAPVKDRRGAGQGFTHEVGDRVEISTPKLGRLINWVDRTDKCPEWTFGIRALIQNLQARDLLDKV
- a CDS encoding DUF1127 domain-containing protein; translated protein: MNIRQKVQQFVSRRRAIRELGAMDDHLLADIGVSRSQIQSAVFGK
- a CDS encoding TRAP transporter substrate-binding protein: MKKLLMLATTALMAAALTVPALAEFQERNIRVSNGINEDHPVGNGIKAMNECLAEKSGGKMKITAFWGGALGGDLQATQALRSGVQEGVVTSSSPLVGIVPALGVFDLPFLFANDEEADAVVDGPFGKMMDEKLAAVGLVNLAYWENGFRNLSNSKHPVNKWEDFSGMKVRVMQNNIFLDTFQNFGANATPMAFGEIFSALETKAIDAQENPYVTIDTSKFYEVQKYVTETKHAYTPFLFLYSKPIFDTYSLEEQAALRECAVVGRDVERKVIRELNQKSLEKIKEAGLEVNTLSPEEHARMLEKSQPIYAKYKSQIGDDVIDAVQKQLSEIRK
- a CDS encoding sugar phosphate isomerase/epimerase family protein, whose translation is MTSDHIISAIGFCTPAGDGNFSTLEGAIRNIVELGSDAVELSLYGEEIISGGRLIPHRVDRLVNITRQFDVRYSVHGQIVSNFMDREHLEYQKAVVRAMLELCDRVGAEVLVHHSGHATMPAPSRLPDLDKMERDALGEMAELAKSYGVRIALENIFAMSDAEYRQTPAQVAETVAAVNHSSVCGLIDFSHAYIECSRLGIDWRPQIRAMAPVTGHLHVHDSFGRPYTMTKFYHPAEATALGIGDLHLPIGWGDIPWDEIFDELTFLPDTFLIMEIGEDRFSTEQADSLARARKLAERVNSRRKAA
- a CDS encoding DUF2938 domain-containing protein, whose amino-acid sequence is MDIVWRGILIGIGATIVMDLWALLLAAMPGQARPNWGLVGRWFWHLRHGRIFHDDISSSAPYKHEVALGWIGHYAVGILYGVIFAIYGGAEWFSDPVFFPVWIFGILTVSAGWFLLQPGLGIGWAASKLPNARNVRLLNLIAHTFFALGMYGTALLLQSSFQTVG
- a CDS encoding TRAP transporter large permease, encoding MTLVVFVGSLLSAMAIGVPIAFSLMFCGVVLMWYMGMFNTQIIAQNMIAGVDSFTLLAIPFFILAGELMNSGGLSRRIIDFAIACVGHIRGGLGVVAILAAIIMASVSGSAAADTAALATILVPMMAKAGYNIPRSAGLMAAGGIIAPVIPPSMAMIVFGVAANVSITQLFMAGIVPGLMMGIALLFTWQIVVRKDNLKVLPKQSGKDRLQATGRALWALGMPVIILGGIRMGVMTPTEAAVVAAAYALFVGMFIYRELRFVDLYGVFLRAAKTTSVIMFLVASALVSSWLITAANIPAEISSYIAPLIDSPKLLMFAIMILVLVVGTALDLTPTILILTPVLMPIVKQAGIDPAYFGVLFIMNNSIGLITPPVGVVLNVVSGVSKVPLGKVVAGVNPFLISQVIVLFLLVLFPSLVLVPMNWLH
- a CDS encoding mandelate racemase/muconate lactonizing enzyme family protein; translation: MKITAIETIRIAERPNLLWVEVHTDEGITGLGETFFMSETVESYLHEYVAPRVLGRDPLQIDLLASDLVGYLGFRSTGAEVRGNSAFDIALWDLYGKAANLPIAQLLGGFSRQSIRTYNTCAGTEYIKKATGQQSGNYGLAGSGASYDDLNGFLHHADELALSLLEEGITAMKIWPFDMAAEKTRGQYISQPDLKAALQPFEKIRAAVGDRMDIMVEFHSMWQLLPAMQIARELKPFKTFWHEDPIKMDSLGSLKRYAEASIAPICASETLGSRWAFRDLLETGVAGVVMLDLSWCGGLSEARKIAAMAEAWHLPVAPHDCTGPVVLCASTHLSLNAPNALIQESVRAFYKTWYRDLVTALPEVKDGMITVPPGTGLGMALSSEMDKAYTVGRRKTDRSNF
- a CDS encoding TRAP transporter small permease; its protein translation is MTKAIDFFYKILGAILVFLLAGMAIMVFVNVILRYAANSGLTVSEELARYFFVWVSFLGAVLTFRENSHLGIESLVARFGRQGRVTCMAISYLIVLLCSGIFFWGTWKQFDINASMVAPVTGLSMIWVYGVGLFTGGAMFIIAAERFLRAVTGRLTDEEIATFAGEHSLDHLME
- a CDS encoding nucleoside deaminase; this translates as MQTNELKLLEKLIEVIEQDIIPLTERGVAEGNKVFGAALLRKSDLSLVLAETNNETENPLWHGEVHTLKRFYEMPENGRPDTKDMVFLSTHEPCSMCLSAITWSGFDNFYYLFSHEDSRDAFSIPHDLKILKEVFTLEPGGYNRDNAFWHSHSIPKMMASLPDADRLRLRKKLDAIFAKYDELSDTYQSSKDGNAIPLN